A single region of the Bdellovibrio bacteriovorus genome encodes:
- a CDS encoding GNAT family N-acetyltransferase produces MINSLAYTSLERVSLNLQSFYQLRLNRIHKFKPKVEIRSEVGPFEIKTVTNVDELKEALALRYEVFHREMLGKKALHGVDVDEFDFDCDHLIIKEKRSDKIVGTYRLNCSLFTQNFYSSKEFMMGNIMQQPGVKLELGRACIHKDHRRGILISLLWKGIAEYMAVTEAKLLFGCATVKTDDPRDAALLTRYFEEEGRVFANFRTRPTLAFTMPMLSYFLDEVRGPLTETQRAQAEELLPPLCRAYLKIGASLGGEPAWDREFQCIDFLTILQREDLNRTLWKKFKLDETQV; encoded by the coding sequence ATGATCAACTCGCTAGCGTATACCAGCCTTGAGCGTGTTTCCTTGAATCTGCAGTCATTCTATCAACTGCGCCTGAACCGTATTCACAAATTCAAACCTAAAGTTGAAATTCGCAGTGAAGTGGGTCCTTTTGAAATTAAAACCGTCACTAATGTCGATGAACTGAAGGAAGCTTTGGCTTTACGCTATGAAGTGTTCCACCGCGAGATGCTGGGTAAAAAAGCCCTGCATGGCGTGGATGTGGATGAATTCGACTTTGACTGCGATCACTTGATTATTAAAGAAAAGCGCTCGGACAAGATTGTGGGCACTTACCGCTTGAACTGTTCTTTGTTCACTCAGAACTTTTATTCCTCTAAAGAGTTCATGATGGGCAATATCATGCAGCAACCGGGAGTGAAGCTTGAACTGGGGCGCGCGTGCATCCACAAGGATCATCGCCGTGGAATTCTGATCTCGCTTCTTTGGAAAGGGATTGCAGAATACATGGCGGTCACCGAGGCGAAACTTCTATTCGGTTGTGCGACGGTGAAAACCGATGATCCGCGTGATGCCGCCTTACTGACTCGCTATTTTGAAGAAGAAGGTCGTGTGTTTGCAAACTTCCGCACTCGGCCGACTTTGGCTTTTACGATGCCTATGCTTAGTTATTTCTTGGATGAAGTTCGCGGCCCTCTCACGGAGACTCAGAGAGCCCAAGCCGAAGAACTTCTTCCACCTCTTTGTCGCGCTTATTTGAAGATTGGCGCCTCGTTGGGGGGAGAACCCGCGTGGGATCGTGAGTTCCAGTGCATCGACTTTTTAACAATTCTTCAGCGCGAAGATCTCAACAGAACTTTGTGGAAAAAGTTCAAGTTGGATGAGACTCAAGTATAG
- a CDS encoding L-threonylcarbamoyladenylate synthase has protein sequence MMTPNQALAKAKSILDEGGVIGLPTETVYGLAARIDIPSAIEKIFTTKERPFFDPLIVHVASIEQAKKVTAYWGPASQALAEVFWPGPLTMILPRDPSVNLMITSGLDSVGLRMPNHPLALELLQQVGVPLAAPSANKFGRTSPTSASHVRVEFKNENVFVVDGGDCQIGIESTVLLVRHRPEKVELSILRRGHILKSDIAKVLSDKGFTFEFIEQVDKRESPGHMKHHYMPPVPLIVCLDPQRKAEDVLQEVNQKINQLPDEIESIKIIKPKGGIATHAVLRLSDDPLLATREFYGKLREVAAQGPDCILFYREAHQAGERWESLFDRLNKAASLIL, from the coding sequence ATGATGACGCCGAACCAGGCATTGGCAAAAGCAAAATCAATCTTGGATGAGGGGGGAGTTATTGGACTTCCCACCGAGACTGTTTACGGTTTAGCGGCTCGTATCGACATTCCTTCGGCGATCGAAAAGATTTTTACTACGAAAGAGCGTCCTTTTTTTGATCCTTTGATTGTGCACGTTGCTTCTATCGAACAAGCTAAAAAAGTGACAGCCTATTGGGGCCCCGCAAGTCAGGCATTGGCCGAAGTTTTCTGGCCGGGACCTTTAACGATGATTTTACCGCGGGATCCTTCCGTAAATCTGATGATCACTTCGGGATTAGACTCTGTCGGATTGCGTATGCCGAATCATCCTTTGGCCTTAGAACTTCTTCAGCAGGTGGGTGTTCCACTAGCCGCACCTAGTGCGAATAAGTTTGGTCGTACGTCTCCGACTTCAGCAAGCCACGTGCGCGTTGAATTTAAAAATGAAAATGTCTTTGTGGTTGATGGAGGCGATTGCCAAATTGGTATCGAGTCTACGGTTCTCTTAGTCCGTCATCGTCCTGAAAAAGTAGAGTTATCCATCTTAAGAAGAGGGCATATCCTGAAATCCGATATCGCGAAGGTCTTAAGCGATAAGGGTTTTACTTTTGAGTTTATAGAACAAGTTGATAAGCGAGAATCCCCGGGACATATGAAGCATCATTACATGCCTCCTGTGCCATTGATTGTCTGTCTGGATCCTCAGCGCAAGGCCGAGGATGTCCTTCAGGAAGTGAACCAGAAAATCAACCAGCTTCCCGATGAGATCGAAAGCATTAAGATCATAAAACCCAAAGGTGGAATTGCTACGCATGCGGTTTTACGTTTGTCCGACGATCCGCTGCTAGCGACGCGGGAGTTTTACGGAAAACTGCGTGAGGTGGCCGCCCAAGGTCCAGACTGTATTCTGTTTTACCGTGAAGCTCATCAAGCGGGTGAAAGATGGGAATCCCTCTTCGACCGTCTGAACAAGGCTGCTTCACTGATCTTGTAG
- a CDS encoding ABC transporter permease: protein MLFRLAVRELLRSWRFGLFFIFNLSLGLTGFVSLQAFNTALEKEITANAKSILSADLAVSARRELTDEEVQKMRAVYPSGTEESKVYEFFAMISSAKGSRLVLVKAIDSAYPFYGELELESGNVIKNTSEKSIMQSETTWIYPELKSQLGLDVGDEITLGNLKLKITDLVKKDATQTFRAANLAPRIFINRELLPKSGLLQFGSTFTLAYLLKLPAQTDELVLRESMYQALSDPAVNVDTPSSAGEDSGRQLGYLSDYLGLVSIVALFMSALGAAYIYRLFLSTRMKEIAILRTLGLQSWQAVSVYILQASLLGLIATVPTLILSHLILPVLSGLLASFTPFDLQPHVNAEAMLVCLFMAVFGSFIVSLPFLVKIFDLRANKLFSEEKFAVGEGTRRYWTFLPSLILFYFLSVYQAHSWKTGSAFVGAMIAVILLLLIIGYGTVKLAGMLKHFRRWFLRFSFLSLSRRAGASLAIFVALGLGALLINILPQLKNSLQAEFQFEGRGKVPSLFMFDIQDEQLPGVQQVLDKDQVQALGLSPLVRARILKVNGQDYERKIEEQGFKTREEEREARFRNRGVNLSYRHDLSTSEYIVEGRPFSGNFNPDTQTKAELSVEVRFADRMGFHVGDTLVFDVQGVEVEGQIINLRKVKWTSFQPNFFILVQNGVLNEAPKTWIAAIPFLPEEKRAQLQNEIAATFSNVSVIDVVRAVDDVLKTAEKMSWSLELMAALALITGYIVLFSIVRSQIKLRRWELNMLKILGASGGEVASFILVEFAFLSFLSALTGALLSIVVSFSLNTFIFEGDFKLSWAQPLISVLIITALSLLISFLASLDIVKESALGILREEK, encoded by the coding sequence ATGTTATTCAGACTGGCAGTCCGCGAACTTCTGCGCAGCTGGCGCTTTGGTTTGTTTTTTATTTTTAATTTAAGTTTAGGTCTTACGGGTTTTGTTTCTCTTCAAGCTTTCAATACAGCTTTAGAAAAAGAGATCACCGCCAATGCAAAATCCATCCTGTCTGCGGATTTAGCCGTGTCTGCACGTCGCGAGTTGACGGACGAAGAAGTGCAGAAGATGCGCGCTGTGTACCCGAGCGGCACAGAAGAATCCAAGGTCTATGAATTCTTTGCGATGATCAGTTCCGCAAAAGGGTCTCGTCTGGTTTTGGTGAAGGCTATTGATTCAGCTTATCCATTTTATGGAGAGTTAGAATTAGAATCTGGAAACGTCATCAAAAACACGTCTGAAAAATCCATCATGCAGTCCGAGACGACTTGGATTTACCCTGAATTGAAATCTCAATTAGGTCTGGATGTTGGCGATGAAATCACTCTGGGGAATCTGAAGTTAAAGATCACGGATTTGGTAAAGAAAGATGCCACGCAAACTTTCCGAGCGGCAAATCTGGCGCCACGTATCTTTATCAACCGTGAACTTTTACCTAAATCAGGCCTTCTTCAATTCGGCAGTACCTTTACTTTAGCGTACCTTCTAAAACTTCCCGCGCAGACCGATGAATTGGTTTTACGTGAAAGCATGTACCAAGCTTTGTCTGACCCGGCAGTGAATGTCGACACACCTTCTTCTGCGGGTGAAGACTCGGGAAGACAGCTTGGTTATTTGTCAGACTATCTTGGTCTTGTTTCCATCGTAGCTCTTTTCATGTCGGCTTTAGGAGCGGCTTATATTTATCGCCTGTTCCTTTCGACGCGGATGAAAGAAATTGCGATCTTAAGAACCCTGGGTTTGCAAAGCTGGCAGGCAGTCAGTGTCTATATCCTGCAAGCGTCTTTGTTGGGGTTGATCGCGACAGTTCCGACTCTGATCTTAAGTCATTTGATTTTACCGGTCCTTAGTGGATTGTTAGCAAGCTTCACTCCGTTTGATTTGCAACCCCACGTGAATGCCGAAGCGATGCTGGTCTGTCTTTTCATGGCGGTCTTTGGAAGTTTCATCGTCAGCTTGCCATTCTTGGTGAAAATCTTTGACCTGCGTGCGAATAAACTTTTCAGTGAAGAAAAATTCGCGGTTGGAGAAGGCACAAGAAGATATTGGACGTTCTTGCCTAGTTTGATTCTTTTTTACTTCTTAAGCGTTTATCAGGCTCATTCTTGGAAAACCGGCAGTGCTTTCGTGGGAGCGATGATCGCGGTCATCTTACTTTTGCTGATCATCGGCTACGGAACGGTGAAGCTTGCGGGAATGCTAAAACACTTCCGCCGTTGGTTTTTAAGATTCAGTTTTTTAAGCCTTTCGCGCAGAGCCGGTGCAAGTCTTGCGATCTTCGTCGCATTAGGGCTTGGGGCTTTATTAATTAATATTCTGCCGCAACTGAAAAACTCGCTTCAGGCGGAGTTTCAATTTGAAGGACGCGGAAAAGTTCCTTCTCTTTTCATGTTTGATATTCAAGATGAACAACTTCCAGGCGTTCAGCAAGTTTTGGATAAAGACCAAGTTCAGGCTTTAGGACTTTCGCCGTTGGTGCGCGCACGCATCTTGAAAGTGAACGGCCAGGATTACGAAAGAAAAATTGAAGAACAAGGTTTTAAAACTCGCGAAGAAGAACGCGAAGCTCGCTTCCGCAATCGTGGCGTCAATCTTTCTTATCGCCATGATCTTTCAACTTCGGAATATATCGTCGAAGGTCGACCTTTTTCTGGAAACTTCAATCCCGATACCCAAACCAAGGCTGAACTATCGGTCGAAGTGCGTTTTGCCGACCGCATGGGTTTTCATGTGGGCGACACTTTGGTCTTTGACGTTCAAGGGGTGGAAGTCGAAGGGCAGATCATCAATCTGCGCAAAGTAAAATGGACGAGCTTCCAACCGAATTTCTTTATCTTGGTTCAAAACGGCGTTCTGAACGAGGCTCCAAAAACATGGATTGCAGCGATTCCGTTTTTACCGGAAGAAAAGCGCGCGCAACTGCAAAACGAAATCGCGGCGACGTTTTCAAATGTCTCGGTCATCGATGTGGTTCGCGCGGTGGATGATGTTCTAAAAACGGCCGAAAAAATGAGTTGGTCGCTGGAACTGATGGCCGCTTTAGCCCTAATAACCGGGTATATTGTTCTTTTCTCCATCGTGCGCAGCCAAATCAAACTTCGTCGCTGGGAACTCAATATGCTTAAAATCTTGGGGGCCTCTGGCGGAGAAGTCGCAAGCTTCATTCTTGTAGAATTTGCCTTCTTATCCTTCCTTTCGGCTTTAACGGGAGCTCTTTTAAGCATTGTCGTGAGTTTTTCTTTAAACACCTTCATTTTTGAAGGCGACTTTAAACTTTCTTGGGCGCAGCCGCTGATATCAGTTTTGATTATCACTGCTTTAAGCTTATTGATTTCTTTCCTTGCAAGCCTAGATATTGTAAAAGAGAGTGCACTAGGAATCTTGCGCGAGGAAAAATAA
- a CDS encoding ABC transporter ATP-binding protein, with protein sequence MSLVLNDVRKSFRQGETEIQVLKGLDVSIEPGQVVSIVGQSGSGKSTLLSILAGLERADGGEILVDKVNLTPLSEQEITLFRAQNIAIVFQQYHLIAHLTALENVMLALEILKMDKPRERAKEALEELGLGHRLNHFPSQLSGGECQRVAIARALVVKPKILLADEPSGNLDTHTGDKVMDVFFDIIRKHKITTILVTHSEALAKKCERTLRLEEGRLREV encoded by the coding sequence GTGAGTTTAGTTCTTAACGATGTCCGAAAAAGTTTTCGCCAAGGCGAAACAGAAATCCAGGTTCTTAAGGGTTTGGATGTTTCTATTGAGCCCGGCCAAGTTGTTTCTATCGTCGGACAATCAGGAAGTGGCAAGTCGACATTGCTTTCTATTCTTGCGGGGCTAGAACGAGCCGACGGTGGCGAGATTCTGGTCGATAAGGTGAACCTGACACCTCTGAGTGAACAAGAAATCACTCTGTTTCGTGCGCAAAATATTGCGATCGTTTTTCAGCAGTATCATTTGATTGCGCATTTAACAGCTTTAGAAAATGTGATGTTGGCTCTTGAGATATTAAAGATGGATAAGCCTCGCGAAAGAGCCAAAGAGGCTTTGGAAGAATTAGGTTTGGGTCATCGTTTAAATCACTTCCCCAGTCAGTTGAGCGGTGGAGAATGCCAAAGAGTCGCCATTGCAAGAGCCCTTGTGGTAAAACCAAAAATACTTCTGGCCGATGAACCAAGTGGAAACTTAGACACACACACCGGTGATAAAGTGATGGATGTCTTCTTTGATATCATTCGCAAACACAAGATCACCACGATTCTGGTGACCCACAGTGAAGCTTTGGCGAAAAAATGCGAAAGGACTCTTCGTCTTGAAGAGGGCCGCTTGAGGGAAGTCTAA
- a CDS encoding arylesterase, whose translation MRPFLFSRRSILVFSLLLFTGSFSYAQKKLIVLGDSLTEGYGVAKDAAYPALLEKKLHEAGKKEWTVVNSGVSGSTTASGVSRMKWLFKSKPEAVLLVLGANDGLRGLKIEDSQKNLSDAIEYANSQKVRVILGGLYMPPNYGVAYTDKFKKMYESLAKKYKVTFIPFVLDKVAGNPKYNLADGIHPNEEGHKIIAENIFQVLKGEL comes from the coding sequence ATGAGACCTTTTTTATTTTCACGTCGAAGTATTTTAGTTTTCTCTCTTCTTCTTTTTACAGGCTCTTTTTCTTACGCGCAGAAAAAATTAATCGTATTGGGTGACTCACTCACCGAGGGTTATGGTGTCGCAAAGGATGCCGCTTATCCTGCTCTTCTTGAAAAAAAATTGCACGAAGCCGGGAAGAAAGAATGGACCGTTGTAAACTCTGGAGTCAGTGGTTCAACAACGGCTTCCGGCGTTTCTCGTATGAAATGGCTTTTCAAATCTAAACCCGAAGCCGTCTTGTTAGTTTTAGGCGCGAACGATGGTCTTCGCGGTTTAAAAATCGAAGATAGCCAAAAGAATCTTTCAGATGCCATTGAGTATGCAAACTCTCAAAAAGTTCGTGTGATTTTAGGTGGCCTTTACATGCCGCCTAACTACGGCGTTGCCTACACTGACAAGTTTAAAAAAATGTACGAATCCCTGGCGAAGAAGTATAAAGTCACATTCATTCCGTTTGTCTTAGACAAAGTCGCGGGAAATCCAAAATACAATTTAGCTGACGGCATTCATCCCAACGAAGAAGGTCACAAGATTATTGCCGAAAATATCTTCCAAGTTCTGAAGGGGGAGCTGTGA
- a CDS encoding RNA recognition motif domain-containing protein, protein MAKKLYVGNLPYSVDDEALHQHFAQFGAVDSAKVIMDRETGRSKGFGFVEMADDNAADTAIEKANGIELSGRAINVSEARPQAPREGGPRRGGFGGGRGGGGGGGRGFGGPRGPRN, encoded by the coding sequence GTGGCTAAGAAATTATACGTAGGCAATTTGCCTTATTCAGTAGACGATGAAGCTCTTCATCAGCACTTCGCACAATTCGGTGCGGTTGATTCAGCAAAAGTAATCATGGACAGAGAAACAGGCCGTTCAAAAGGTTTCGGCTTCGTTGAAATGGCTGATGATAACGCAGCTGACACTGCTATCGAAAAAGCAAACGGCATTGAACTTTCAGGCCGTGCTATCAACGTTTCTGAGGCTCGTCCTCAAGCTCCTCGCGAGGGTGGTCCTCGTCGTGGTGGCTTCGGTGGCGGTCGCGGTGGCGGCGGTGGTGGTGGTCGTGGTTTCGGTGGCCCTCGCGGTCCTCGTAACTAA
- a CDS encoding YajQ family cyclic di-GMP-binding protein encodes MPSFDIVSEVDVQEVDNAINQARKEVEGRYDFKGSKAEIQWDKKEITLLAEDDYKVEAMGSILQTKLHRRGIDIKAIKFEKMEEAGGRMLRQKVTLVQGIDREVAKDIIKLIKDSKLKVQPQIADDKLKITSKSIDELQECIKLVRGGNFPVPLQYNNMRA; translated from the coding sequence ATGCCGTCGTTTGATATTGTTTCGGAAGTTGATGTTCAAGAAGTTGATAATGCTATCAACCAGGCTCGTAAAGAGGTGGAAGGGCGTTACGACTTTAAAGGAAGTAAAGCTGAGATCCAGTGGGATAAAAAAGAAATCACTTTGCTGGCGGAAGACGATTATAAAGTTGAGGCCATGGGAAGCATCCTGCAGACGAAACTTCATCGACGCGGCATAGATATTAAGGCCATTAAGTTTGAGAAGATGGAAGAAGCCGGCGGACGCATGTTGCGCCAGAAGGTCACTTTGGTACAAGGGATTGACCGCGAAGTTGCTAAAGACATCATAAAATTGATTAAAGACTCCAAACTGAAAGTCCAACCACAAATCGCGGACGATAAACTTAAGATCACATCTAAAAGCATTGATGAACTTCAAGAGTGCATCAAACTTGTACGTGGCGGGAACTTCCCCGTTCCCTTACAATATAATAATATGAGAGCATAA
- a CDS encoding FKBP-type peptidyl-prolyl cis-trans isomerase, whose amino-acid sequence MRRVLAFNYVLKGPDGNVLDASEKGQPLPFLEGSGQIIPKLEEEIKDLKEGDKKTVKLAAKDAYGEVKDNMFMDVPKQELAHLPQLEVGAHLRLELGHGAHIVRVSKITDDSVTLDGNHPLAGQDLEFAIEMVLIREATTEEVLHGHPHGLHGNAGH is encoded by the coding sequence ATGAGAAGAGTTTTGGCATTCAATTACGTTTTAAAAGGACCTGATGGCAACGTTTTAGATGCTTCTGAAAAGGGACAACCACTTCCGTTCCTAGAAGGCTCTGGTCAAATCATTCCTAAGTTGGAAGAAGAAATTAAAGACCTTAAAGAAGGCGATAAAAAAACTGTAAAGTTGGCGGCAAAAGACGCTTACGGTGAAGTGAAAGATAACATGTTCATGGATGTGCCTAAGCAAGAACTTGCACACCTTCCGCAATTGGAAGTCGGCGCACACCTTCGTTTGGAATTGGGTCACGGCGCTCACATCGTGCGTGTTTCAAAAATCACAGACGACTCTGTTACGCTTGATGGAAATCATCCTCTAGCGGGACAAGATTTGGAATTTGCGATTGAAATGGTTTTGATCCGTGAAGCAACGACTGAAGAAGTTTTGCATGGGCATCCACACGGCCTCCATGGAAACGCTGGTCACTAA
- a CDS encoding HNH endonuclease, which yields MMHMSSLRSLLLNSSYEPMRVVSWQKALVLWFQGKVEILEYHSEFARSVQRRFQLPSVLRLKSYVRPRTAGAVRFCRENVYIRDNYTCQYCATKLPAKQLTLDHVVPASQNGPKNWTNVVSACRECNQRKANRTPRTANMPLLTEPQAPNWLPTLQLEISEDHVPPDWAPYLRLSTG from the coding sequence ATGATGCACATGTCCTCACTGAGGTCTTTATTGCTCAACTCCAGTTACGAACCTATGAGGGTTGTAAGTTGGCAAAAGGCCTTGGTATTGTGGTTTCAGGGTAAAGTCGAGATTCTCGAATATCACTCTGAGTTTGCTCGGTCTGTTCAACGGAGGTTTCAACTTCCAAGTGTCTTGCGGCTGAAAAGTTACGTAAGACCTCGAACCGCCGGTGCCGTGCGGTTCTGCCGTGAAAATGTTTATATCCGCGATAATTATACCTGTCAGTACTGCGCTACCAAACTTCCCGCCAAACAGCTCACTTTAGATCACGTTGTTCCCGCTTCTCAAAATGGCCCAAAAAACTGGACGAATGTCGTTTCGGCTTGTCGAGAGTGCAATCAAAGAAAAGCCAATCGCACACCACGCACAGCAAATATGCCTTTACTCACAGAGCCGCAAGCACCAAACTGGTTGCCAACATTGCAGCTAGAAATCAGCGAGGATCATGTCCCACCTGATTGGGCGCCCTACCTAAGGCTGAGTACAGGATAG
- a CDS encoding GNAT family N-acetyltransferase has translation MLKPFLRVEECEVDGDYLESTFHFGLYANGKLASIATFVQEAHPNFPAKLSYRLRGMATDANHQGQGLGGKLLTLGEIFLRGLGCDFLWFNARIKAFPFYERLGFEYYGPLFDIKDIGPHKVMYKSLIPR, from the coding sequence GTGTTAAAGCCTTTTTTGCGTGTTGAAGAATGTGAAGTCGACGGCGATTATCTTGAATCCACTTTTCATTTTGGTCTGTATGCGAACGGGAAACTCGCTTCCATTGCGACATTCGTGCAAGAAGCTCATCCGAATTTTCCAGCAAAACTTTCTTATCGCTTACGTGGAATGGCGACCGATGCAAACCATCAAGGCCAGGGCTTAGGAGGAAAACTTCTAACTCTCGGAGAAATTTTTTTGCGAGGGCTTGGTTGCGATTTTCTTTGGTTCAACGCTCGCATTAAAGCGTTTCCGTTTTATGAAAGACTGGGCTTTGAATACTATGGACCTCTGTTTGATATCAAGGACATCGGACCCCATAAAGTCATGTACAAGAGTTTGATTCCTCGTTAA